One window from the genome of Eublepharis macularius isolate TG4126 chromosome 15, MPM_Emac_v1.0, whole genome shotgun sequence encodes:
- the CD79A gene encoding B-cell antigen receptor complex-associated protein alpha chain, translated as MESGPQWLYSLLLLGLFAGHFCGALNSSSPTEPFNVSEQDKGTTAKNNIKLVTKSPRPVSKDETARQIHRSIVVKDVPSSLLTLEGHPATLECKFTAPSIVNIIWKKSCSPNCSETFHSSSSNKHRSVLVVNGNGVSNLSFLKAQTRDSGMYYCIVSTANDSSQSCGTYLWVRRPRPTSFLNIRESIKNKIITAEGFLLLICAIGPGLFLLLRKRWENESLLQAKKKQYEEENLYEGLNLDECSMYEDISRGLQATYQDIGNVKVIDLQLEKPEKP; from the exons ATGGAAAGTGGCCCACAATGGCTTTATTCCTTGCTCCTCCTGGGACTGTTTGCAG GTCACTTTTGTGGTGCACTGAATTCATCTTCACCTACAGAGCCATTCAATGTCTCAGAGCAAGATAAAGGAACCACAGCAAAAAACAATATAAAGCTCGTGACCAAGAGCCCCCGTCCAGTTTCGAAAGATGAAACAGCGAGACAAATCCATCGTTCTATAGTGGTGAAGGATGTACCGTCATCTCTCTTAACCTTGGAAGGGCATCCTGCCACCCTGGAGTGTAAATTCACAGCTCCAAGTATTGTTAATATCATCTGGAAAAAATCCTGTTCTCCCAACTGCAGTGAGACTTTTCATTCCTCCAGCAGCAATAAGCATCGATCAGTTCTTGTGGTTAATGGCAATGGCGTTTCAAACCTCTCCTTCCTAAAGGCCCAGACCAGGGATTCTGGCATGTACTACTGCATCGTGAGTACTGCGAATGACTCCAGCCAGTCGTGTGGGACATACCTCTGGGTTCGGA GACCTCGCCCCACCTCCTTCCTGAATATAAGGGAATCCATCAAAAACAAGATCATCACTGCTGagggcttcctcctcctcatctgtgCCATTGGGCCAGGTCTCTTTCTGCTGTTGAGG aagagATGGGAAAATGAGAGCCTGCTGCAGGCCAAGAAGAAGCAGTATGAGGAGGAGAACCTGTATGAG GGACTGAATCTGGATGAGTGCTCCATGTACGAGGATATCTCACGGGGACTGCAAGCCACCTATCAAGACATAGGCAACGTTAAAGTGATTGACCTGCAGTTGGAAAAACCAGAGAAACCATGA